A genome region from Eretmochelys imbricata isolate rEreImb1 chromosome 8, rEreImb1.hap1, whole genome shotgun sequence includes the following:
- the TCOF1 gene encoding treacle protein isoform X2, with amino-acid sequence MAAPSTGPRELLALIHQHLLRAGYAKAARELQLQLGQKEFPPQLTSLEDIFTHWQKTPSNTKKRKTSNLGAGIPGKKIRVPDPQSSSESSEEETKAGKAGAPVVTNSTVQAESRGDEGSSSEEEAAAGKQIKEVRTTAAGSKAANSLQHAAQNKANATSGKPGAAAVVQTRAGKSKGISNKLTPGAPATSSAPAQAGQKKASAGKPGPAAATQAKKSKAAATAKAAESSESSDSSESEEGEKMPAAKLPAPKSALKQTVGKAESSCEDSSDETSSEEELKTPALQTKPAVKAAQVNATPVKSAPATPAPTKRTPGKVSDPAPWMPTVDTPTQSKPGAAKVTAPAKVTAPAKAAGSAKAEDTSASSDSSDSDDEEATSAAQTNSSAKAPQATATRVKSTSTAPPSSKTAPAKASTPAPRKQPSKPAVPSQANVGPGTTRTAAKAAGGAKPEESSESSDSSSSEDEAPPVPISQKRLPTPQPSPGIKPSLVGKAGSPGKAAGGALKGKDSESESSTSSDSEEDEAAQKPPSNAAMKTAAAGQLTSVKKAQALPASLPKAPGAADSSEESSEESDSEEDQVPPQQLAQVKPKPAPAAKPLGTAGPMLPTGKGANRVASSPVKPAAAAVGQAPESSSSDSSDSEEEEKPVSQPLPPSCLKHGAASGKAAALAGKGAQANAPALLSPSAKGKGPVAAAGKARRHAAGRATQSQAVPPAPGKGRESPDSSSSSDSEEEEDKAKQPLKPEAPQKQGATKEADSTSSESSEEEEQPSQSLLTGYLGLPKAPAAPQGQKPASLTSPKPGCGKAAAVASTLAKPGKAGLPDATESDISDSDTDAEGTAAKQKAESKSSSSGAEGVAAKETAAGKAGEGGASYKASRAKKALLVTQNAGGPAGVPGTPSPYALLSIAQSERESSMSDSEDGVTTAAKAPGGPVPGELEGGKKKQKKVKKTPAASAKALKAAKAPKHGDKENKKQKSSVKRKLAAGDGSPAEPKPKKLKSSLETPKKKKSKGDRPAGSKEKKKKASKKKKAAKDKKKKKSKKATSGGEASTDGSASTHKKKKKKKKDAELEGSL; translated from the exons ATGGCAGCGCCGAGCACGGGCCCGAGGGAGCTGCTGGCCCTCATTCACCAGCATCTGCTGCGCGCTGGCTACGCCAAGGCAGCGcgggagctgcagctgcagctcGGCCAG AAGGAGTTTCCTCCACAGTTGACCTCTCTTGAGGACATCTTCACCCACTGGCAAAA AACTCCTTCAAACACCAAGAAACGAAAGACAAGCAACTTGGGGGCAGGCATTCCAGGAAAGAAGATCAGGGTGCCTGATCCCCAGAGCAGCTCTGAAAGTTCGGAAGAGGAAACAAAAGCTGGGAAGG CTGGCGCCCCTGTTGTGACTAACTCCACGGtgcaggcagagagcaggggggacGAAGGCTCCTCTTCAGAAGAGGAGGCAGCGGCTGGAAAGCAAATAAAGGAG GTGAGAACTACTGCGGCGGGTAGCAAAGCTGCTAACTCTCTGCAGCATGCTGCCCAAAACAAAGCCAATGCCACTTCAGGTaagcctggggctgctgctgtagTTCAGACCAGAGCAGGAAAGAGCAAAGGCATCTCAAATAAGCTCACGCCTGGTGCTCCAGCTACTTCTTCAGCTCCGGCCCAAGCTGGGCAGAAGAAAGCCAGCGCTGGTAAGCCAGGACCTGCTGCAGCAACTCAGGCCAAAAAAAGCAAAGCAGCAGCTACTGCAAAGGCAGCAGAGAGCTCTGAAAGCAGCGATTCGTCAGAGAGTGAGGAAGGGGAGAAGATGCCAGCAGCAAAGCTCCCAGCTCCCAAGTCAG CACTGAAGCAAACGGTGGGAAAGGCAGAGAGTAGCTGTGAGGACTCGAGCGATGAGACTTCCTCTGAAGAGGAATTAAAAACCCCAGCGCTCCAG ACAAAACCAGCTGTGAAAGCAGCGCAGGTCAACGCAACACCAGTGAAAAGCGCGCCAGCCACTCCAGCACCCACCAAGAGGACCCCAGGGAAAGTGTCTGACCCAGCTCCATGGATGCCAACAGTAGATACACCAACCCAGAGCAAACCTGGAGCTGCAAAGGTGACCGCTCCTGCAAAGGTGACCGCTCCTGCAAAGGCTGCTGGGAGTGCAAAGGCAGAGGACACCTCTGCGAGCAGCGACTCGTCGGACAGTGATGATGAGGAAGCCACATCAGCAGCACAG ACCAACTCATCTGCAAAAGCTCCCCAGGCCACAGCGACACGAGTGAAAAGTACCTCAACTGCTCCTCCATCCTCCAAGACAGCTCCAGCAAAAGCCTCGACTCCAGCTCCACGGAAGCAGCCCTCAAAACCAGCTGTGCCCAGCCAGGCCAACGTGGGGCCTGGAACAACCAGAACCGCTGCAAAGGCTGCTGGGGGTGCAAAGCCAGAAGAAAGCTCGGAGAGCAGCGACTCATCGAGCAGCGAGGACGAGGCACCCCCAGTGCCGATAAGCCAGAAG agattaCCAACTCCTCAGCCTTCCCCTGGCATCAAGCCCAGCCTGGTGGGTAAAGCTGGGAGCCCCGGGAAAGCAGCTGGAGGTGCCTTGAAGGGCAAGGACTCTGAGAGCGAGAGCAGCACGTCATCAGATAGCGAGGAGGACGAGGCAGCACAGAAACCGCCTTCTAACGCTG CAATGAAGACCGCTGCTGCAGGACAGCTGACTAGCGTCAAGAAGGCCCAGGCCCTTCCAGCATCTCTTCCAAAAGCACCAGGGGCAGCAGATAGCAGCGAGGAGTCCAGTGAGGAGTCAGACTCTGAGGAGGATCAGGTACCCCCGCAG CAACTGGCCCAGGTGAAACCTAAACCTGCCCCAGCCGCAAAGCCTCTGGGCACGGCCGGGCCCATGCTGCCCACTGGGAAAGGGGCCAACAGAGTGGCCAGCAGCCCTGTGAAGCCAGCTGCTGCCGCAGTTGGCCAAGCGCCCGAGAGCTCGAGCTCCGATTCCTCGGACAGCGAGGAGGAAGAGAAGCCGGTAAGCCAG ccccttcCTCCTTCCTGCCTGAAGCATGGGGCTGCCTCAGGTAAAGCTGCTGCCCTCGCAGGAAAGGGTGCGCAAGCAAATGCCCCTGCATTGCTGAGCCCTTCTGCCAAGGGCAAAGGTCCCGTCGCAGCCGCAGGAAAAGCAAGACGTCACGCTGCAGGCAGGGCCACCCAGAGCCAGGCGGTGCCCCCCGCACCCGGCAAAGGCCGGGAGAGCCCGGACAGCAGCAGTTCCTCCgacagcgaggaggaggaggacaaggcCAAGCAGCCCCTGAAGCCTG AGGCGCCCCAGAAGCAGGGAGCGACGAAGGAGGCCGACAGCACCTCCTCAGAGTCCAGCGAGGAAGAAGAGCAGCCTTCGCAG TCCCTTCTCACAGGTTATCTAGGCCTTCCTAAGGCTCCAGCAGCACCCCAAGGGCAAAAACCTGCTTCCCTGACCTCCCCCAAACCGGGGTGTGGAAAAGCAGCCGCCGTTGCCAGCACCCTCGCCAAACCTGGGAAAGCAGGCCTGCCTGACGCCACGGAGAGTGACATCAGTGACTCCGACACGGATGCTGAGGGGACAGCAGCCAAACAGAAGGCAG AGAGCAAGTCGTCCTCTTCTGGGGCCGAAGGGGTCGCCGCAAAAGAGACGGCGGCAGGGAAAGCGGGAGAAGGAGGCGCCAGCTACAAAGCTTCGCGGGCAAAGAAAGCCCTGTTGGTGACTCAGAATGCTGGCGGTCCGGCGGGCGTTCCGGGGACGCCGTCCCCGTATGCTCTACTGTCCATCGCTCAGTCGGAGAGGGAGAGCTCGATGAGCGACAGCGAAGACGGGGTTACCACTGCTGCCAAGGCTCCGGGAGGGCCAGTGCcgggggagctggagggagggaagaagaagCAGAAGAAAGTGAAGAAAACCCCTGCGGCCTCAGCCAAGGCTTTGAAAGCAGCGAAAGCACCAAAACATGGGGACAAAGAGAACAAGAAGCAGAAATCCTCTGTGAAAAGGAAGCTGGCAGCAGGGGACGGCAGCCCCGCGGAGCCCAAGCCAAAGAAGCTGAAAAGCAGCCTCGAGACTCccaaaaagaagaaaagcaaagGGGATAGACCAGCCGGCagcaaggagaagaagaagaaagccagTAAAA AGAAGAAGGCCGCGAaagacaagaagaagaagaaaagcaagaaggccacatctggaggggAGGCGAGCACGGACGGGTCTGCTTCCAcccacaaaaaaaagaaaaaaaag AAGAAAGATGCTGAGCTCGAGGGATCCTTGTGA
- the TCOF1 gene encoding treacle protein isoform X3 — protein MAAPSTGPRELLALIHQHLLRAGYAKAARELQLQLGQKEFPPQLTSLEDIFTHWQKTPSNTKKRKTSNLGAGIPGKKIRVPDPQSSSESSEEETKAGKAGAPVVTNSTVQAESRGDEGSSSEEEAAAGKQIKEVRTTAAGSKAANSLQHAAQNKANATSGKPGAAAVVQTRAGKSKGISNKLTPGAPATSSAPAQAGQKKASAGKPGPAAATQAKKSKAAATAKAAESSESSDSSESEEGEKMPAAKLPAPKSALKQTVGKAESSCEDSSDETSSEEELKTPALQTKPAVKAAQVNATPVKSAPATPAPTKRTPGKVSDPAPWMPTVDTPTQSKPGAAKVTAPAKVTAPAKAAGSAKAEDTSASSDSSDSDDEEATSAAQTNSSAKAPQATATRVKSTSTAPPSSKTAPAKASTPAPRKQPSKPAVPSQANVGPGTTRTAAKAAGGAKPEESSESSDSSSSEDEAPPVPISQKRLPTPQPSPGIKPSLVGKAGSPGKAAGGALKGKDSESESSTSSDSEEDEAAQKPPSNAAMKTAAAGQLTSVKKAQALPASLPKAPGAADSSEESSEESDSEEDQVPPQQLAQVKPKPAPAAKPLGTAGPMLPTGKGANRVASSPVKPAAAAVGQAPESSSSDSSDSEEEEKPPLPPSCLKHGAASGKAAALAGKGAQANAPALLSPSAKGKGPVAAAGKARRHAAGRATQSQAVPPAPGKGRESPDSSSSSDSEEEEDKAKQPLKPAEAPQKQGATKEADSTSSESSEEEEQPSQSLLTGYLGLPKAPAAPQGQKPASLTSPKPGCGKAAAVASTLAKPGKAGLPDATESDISDSDTDAEGTAAKQKAESKSSSSGAEGVAAKETAAGKAGEGGASYKASRAKKALLVTQNAGGPAGVPGTPSPYALLSIAQSERESSMSDSEDGVTTAAKAPGGPVPGELEGGKKKQKKVKKTPAASAKALKAAKAPKHGDKENKKQKSSVKRKLAAGDGSPAEPKPKKLKSSLETPKKKKSKGDRPAGSKEKKKKASKKKKAAKDKKKKKSKKATSGGEASTDGSASTHKKKKKKKKDAELEGSL, from the exons ATGGCAGCGCCGAGCACGGGCCCGAGGGAGCTGCTGGCCCTCATTCACCAGCATCTGCTGCGCGCTGGCTACGCCAAGGCAGCGcgggagctgcagctgcagctcGGCCAG AAGGAGTTTCCTCCACAGTTGACCTCTCTTGAGGACATCTTCACCCACTGGCAAAA AACTCCTTCAAACACCAAGAAACGAAAGACAAGCAACTTGGGGGCAGGCATTCCAGGAAAGAAGATCAGGGTGCCTGATCCCCAGAGCAGCTCTGAAAGTTCGGAAGAGGAAACAAAAGCTGGGAAGG CTGGCGCCCCTGTTGTGACTAACTCCACGGtgcaggcagagagcaggggggacGAAGGCTCCTCTTCAGAAGAGGAGGCAGCGGCTGGAAAGCAAATAAAGGAG GTGAGAACTACTGCGGCGGGTAGCAAAGCTGCTAACTCTCTGCAGCATGCTGCCCAAAACAAAGCCAATGCCACTTCAGGTaagcctggggctgctgctgtagTTCAGACCAGAGCAGGAAAGAGCAAAGGCATCTCAAATAAGCTCACGCCTGGTGCTCCAGCTACTTCTTCAGCTCCGGCCCAAGCTGGGCAGAAGAAAGCCAGCGCTGGTAAGCCAGGACCTGCTGCAGCAACTCAGGCCAAAAAAAGCAAAGCAGCAGCTACTGCAAAGGCAGCAGAGAGCTCTGAAAGCAGCGATTCGTCAGAGAGTGAGGAAGGGGAGAAGATGCCAGCAGCAAAGCTCCCAGCTCCCAAGTCAG CACTGAAGCAAACGGTGGGAAAGGCAGAGAGTAGCTGTGAGGACTCGAGCGATGAGACTTCCTCTGAAGAGGAATTAAAAACCCCAGCGCTCCAG ACAAAACCAGCTGTGAAAGCAGCGCAGGTCAACGCAACACCAGTGAAAAGCGCGCCAGCCACTCCAGCACCCACCAAGAGGACCCCAGGGAAAGTGTCTGACCCAGCTCCATGGATGCCAACAGTAGATACACCAACCCAGAGCAAACCTGGAGCTGCAAAGGTGACCGCTCCTGCAAAGGTGACCGCTCCTGCAAAGGCTGCTGGGAGTGCAAAGGCAGAGGACACCTCTGCGAGCAGCGACTCGTCGGACAGTGATGATGAGGAAGCCACATCAGCAGCACAG ACCAACTCATCTGCAAAAGCTCCCCAGGCCACAGCGACACGAGTGAAAAGTACCTCAACTGCTCCTCCATCCTCCAAGACAGCTCCAGCAAAAGCCTCGACTCCAGCTCCACGGAAGCAGCCCTCAAAACCAGCTGTGCCCAGCCAGGCCAACGTGGGGCCTGGAACAACCAGAACCGCTGCAAAGGCTGCTGGGGGTGCAAAGCCAGAAGAAAGCTCGGAGAGCAGCGACTCATCGAGCAGCGAGGACGAGGCACCCCCAGTGCCGATAAGCCAGAAG agattaCCAACTCCTCAGCCTTCCCCTGGCATCAAGCCCAGCCTGGTGGGTAAAGCTGGGAGCCCCGGGAAAGCAGCTGGAGGTGCCTTGAAGGGCAAGGACTCTGAGAGCGAGAGCAGCACGTCATCAGATAGCGAGGAGGACGAGGCAGCACAGAAACCGCCTTCTAACGCTG CAATGAAGACCGCTGCTGCAGGACAGCTGACTAGCGTCAAGAAGGCCCAGGCCCTTCCAGCATCTCTTCCAAAAGCACCAGGGGCAGCAGATAGCAGCGAGGAGTCCAGTGAGGAGTCAGACTCTGAGGAGGATCAGGTACCCCCGCAG CAACTGGCCCAGGTGAAACCTAAACCTGCCCCAGCCGCAAAGCCTCTGGGCACGGCCGGGCCCATGCTGCCCACTGGGAAAGGGGCCAACAGAGTGGCCAGCAGCCCTGTGAAGCCAGCTGCTGCCGCAGTTGGCCAAGCGCCCGAGAGCTCGAGCTCCGATTCCTCGGACAGCGAGGAGGAAGAGAAGCCG ccccttcCTCCTTCCTGCCTGAAGCATGGGGCTGCCTCAGGTAAAGCTGCTGCCCTCGCAGGAAAGGGTGCGCAAGCAAATGCCCCTGCATTGCTGAGCCCTTCTGCCAAGGGCAAAGGTCCCGTCGCAGCCGCAGGAAAAGCAAGACGTCACGCTGCAGGCAGGGCCACCCAGAGCCAGGCGGTGCCCCCCGCACCCGGCAAAGGCCGGGAGAGCCCGGACAGCAGCAGTTCCTCCgacagcgaggaggaggaggacaaggcCAAGCAGCCCCTGAAGCCTG CAGAGGCGCCCCAGAAGCAGGGAGCGACGAAGGAGGCCGACAGCACCTCCTCAGAGTCCAGCGAGGAAGAAGAGCAGCCTTCGCAG TCCCTTCTCACAGGTTATCTAGGCCTTCCTAAGGCTCCAGCAGCACCCCAAGGGCAAAAACCTGCTTCCCTGACCTCCCCCAAACCGGGGTGTGGAAAAGCAGCCGCCGTTGCCAGCACCCTCGCCAAACCTGGGAAAGCAGGCCTGCCTGACGCCACGGAGAGTGACATCAGTGACTCCGACACGGATGCTGAGGGGACAGCAGCCAAACAGAAGGCAG AGAGCAAGTCGTCCTCTTCTGGGGCCGAAGGGGTCGCCGCAAAAGAGACGGCGGCAGGGAAAGCGGGAGAAGGAGGCGCCAGCTACAAAGCTTCGCGGGCAAAGAAAGCCCTGTTGGTGACTCAGAATGCTGGCGGTCCGGCGGGCGTTCCGGGGACGCCGTCCCCGTATGCTCTACTGTCCATCGCTCAGTCGGAGAGGGAGAGCTCGATGAGCGACAGCGAAGACGGGGTTACCACTGCTGCCAAGGCTCCGGGAGGGCCAGTGCcgggggagctggagggagggaagaagaagCAGAAGAAAGTGAAGAAAACCCCTGCGGCCTCAGCCAAGGCTTTGAAAGCAGCGAAAGCACCAAAACATGGGGACAAAGAGAACAAGAAGCAGAAATCCTCTGTGAAAAGGAAGCTGGCAGCAGGGGACGGCAGCCCCGCGGAGCCCAAGCCAAAGAAGCTGAAAAGCAGCCTCGAGACTCccaaaaagaagaaaagcaaagGGGATAGACCAGCCGGCagcaaggagaagaagaagaaagccagTAAAA AGAAGAAGGCCGCGAaagacaagaagaagaagaaaagcaagaaggccacatctggaggggAGGCGAGCACGGACGGGTCTGCTTCCAcccacaaaaaaaagaaaaaaaag AAGAAAGATGCTGAGCTCGAGGGATCCTTGTGA
- the TCOF1 gene encoding treacle protein isoform X1: MAAPSTGPRELLALIHQHLLRAGYAKAARELQLQLGQKEFPPQLTSLEDIFTHWQKTPSNTKKRKTSNLGAGIPGKKIRVPDPQSSSESSEEETKAGKAGAPVVTNSTVQAESRGDEGSSSEEEAAAGKQIKEVRTTAAGSKAANSLQHAAQNKANATSGKPGAAAVVQTRAGKSKGISNKLTPGAPATSSAPAQAGQKKASAGKPGPAAATQAKKSKAAATAKAAESSESSDSSESEEGEKMPAAKLPAPKSALKQTVGKAESSCEDSSDETSSEEELKTPALQTKPAVKAAQVNATPVKSAPATPAPTKRTPGKVSDPAPWMPTVDTPTQSKPGAAKVTAPAKVTAPAKAAGSAKAEDTSASSDSSDSDDEEATSAAQTNSSAKAPQATATRVKSTSTAPPSSKTAPAKASTPAPRKQPSKPAVPSQANVGPGTTRTAAKAAGGAKPEESSESSDSSSSEDEAPPVPISQKRLPTPQPSPGIKPSLVGKAGSPGKAAGGALKGKDSESESSTSSDSEEDEAAQKPPSNAAMKTAAAGQLTSVKKAQALPASLPKAPGAADSSEESSEESDSEEDQVPPQQLAQVKPKPAPAAKPLGTAGPMLPTGKGANRVASSPVKPAAAAVGQAPESSSSDSSDSEEEEKPVSQPLPPSCLKHGAASGKAAALAGKGAQANAPALLSPSAKGKGPVAAAGKARRHAAGRATQSQAVPPAPGKGRESPDSSSSSDSEEEEDKAKQPLKPAEAPQKQGATKEADSTSSESSEEEEQPSQSLLTGYLGLPKAPAAPQGQKPASLTSPKPGCGKAAAVASTLAKPGKAGLPDATESDISDSDTDAEGTAAKQKAESKSSSSGAEGVAAKETAAGKAGEGGASYKASRAKKALLVTQNAGGPAGVPGTPSPYALLSIAQSERESSMSDSEDGVTTAAKAPGGPVPGELEGGKKKQKKVKKTPAASAKALKAAKAPKHGDKENKKQKSSVKRKLAAGDGSPAEPKPKKLKSSLETPKKKKSKGDRPAGSKEKKKKASKKKKAAKDKKKKKSKKATSGGEASTDGSASTHKKKKKKKKDAELEGSL; encoded by the exons ATGGCAGCGCCGAGCACGGGCCCGAGGGAGCTGCTGGCCCTCATTCACCAGCATCTGCTGCGCGCTGGCTACGCCAAGGCAGCGcgggagctgcagctgcagctcGGCCAG AAGGAGTTTCCTCCACAGTTGACCTCTCTTGAGGACATCTTCACCCACTGGCAAAA AACTCCTTCAAACACCAAGAAACGAAAGACAAGCAACTTGGGGGCAGGCATTCCAGGAAAGAAGATCAGGGTGCCTGATCCCCAGAGCAGCTCTGAAAGTTCGGAAGAGGAAACAAAAGCTGGGAAGG CTGGCGCCCCTGTTGTGACTAACTCCACGGtgcaggcagagagcaggggggacGAAGGCTCCTCTTCAGAAGAGGAGGCAGCGGCTGGAAAGCAAATAAAGGAG GTGAGAACTACTGCGGCGGGTAGCAAAGCTGCTAACTCTCTGCAGCATGCTGCCCAAAACAAAGCCAATGCCACTTCAGGTaagcctggggctgctgctgtagTTCAGACCAGAGCAGGAAAGAGCAAAGGCATCTCAAATAAGCTCACGCCTGGTGCTCCAGCTACTTCTTCAGCTCCGGCCCAAGCTGGGCAGAAGAAAGCCAGCGCTGGTAAGCCAGGACCTGCTGCAGCAACTCAGGCCAAAAAAAGCAAAGCAGCAGCTACTGCAAAGGCAGCAGAGAGCTCTGAAAGCAGCGATTCGTCAGAGAGTGAGGAAGGGGAGAAGATGCCAGCAGCAAAGCTCCCAGCTCCCAAGTCAG CACTGAAGCAAACGGTGGGAAAGGCAGAGAGTAGCTGTGAGGACTCGAGCGATGAGACTTCCTCTGAAGAGGAATTAAAAACCCCAGCGCTCCAG ACAAAACCAGCTGTGAAAGCAGCGCAGGTCAACGCAACACCAGTGAAAAGCGCGCCAGCCACTCCAGCACCCACCAAGAGGACCCCAGGGAAAGTGTCTGACCCAGCTCCATGGATGCCAACAGTAGATACACCAACCCAGAGCAAACCTGGAGCTGCAAAGGTGACCGCTCCTGCAAAGGTGACCGCTCCTGCAAAGGCTGCTGGGAGTGCAAAGGCAGAGGACACCTCTGCGAGCAGCGACTCGTCGGACAGTGATGATGAGGAAGCCACATCAGCAGCACAG ACCAACTCATCTGCAAAAGCTCCCCAGGCCACAGCGACACGAGTGAAAAGTACCTCAACTGCTCCTCCATCCTCCAAGACAGCTCCAGCAAAAGCCTCGACTCCAGCTCCACGGAAGCAGCCCTCAAAACCAGCTGTGCCCAGCCAGGCCAACGTGGGGCCTGGAACAACCAGAACCGCTGCAAAGGCTGCTGGGGGTGCAAAGCCAGAAGAAAGCTCGGAGAGCAGCGACTCATCGAGCAGCGAGGACGAGGCACCCCCAGTGCCGATAAGCCAGAAG agattaCCAACTCCTCAGCCTTCCCCTGGCATCAAGCCCAGCCTGGTGGGTAAAGCTGGGAGCCCCGGGAAAGCAGCTGGAGGTGCCTTGAAGGGCAAGGACTCTGAGAGCGAGAGCAGCACGTCATCAGATAGCGAGGAGGACGAGGCAGCACAGAAACCGCCTTCTAACGCTG CAATGAAGACCGCTGCTGCAGGACAGCTGACTAGCGTCAAGAAGGCCCAGGCCCTTCCAGCATCTCTTCCAAAAGCACCAGGGGCAGCAGATAGCAGCGAGGAGTCCAGTGAGGAGTCAGACTCTGAGGAGGATCAGGTACCCCCGCAG CAACTGGCCCAGGTGAAACCTAAACCTGCCCCAGCCGCAAAGCCTCTGGGCACGGCCGGGCCCATGCTGCCCACTGGGAAAGGGGCCAACAGAGTGGCCAGCAGCCCTGTGAAGCCAGCTGCTGCCGCAGTTGGCCAAGCGCCCGAGAGCTCGAGCTCCGATTCCTCGGACAGCGAGGAGGAAGAGAAGCCGGTAAGCCAG ccccttcCTCCTTCCTGCCTGAAGCATGGGGCTGCCTCAGGTAAAGCTGCTGCCCTCGCAGGAAAGGGTGCGCAAGCAAATGCCCCTGCATTGCTGAGCCCTTCTGCCAAGGGCAAAGGTCCCGTCGCAGCCGCAGGAAAAGCAAGACGTCACGCTGCAGGCAGGGCCACCCAGAGCCAGGCGGTGCCCCCCGCACCCGGCAAAGGCCGGGAGAGCCCGGACAGCAGCAGTTCCTCCgacagcgaggaggaggaggacaaggcCAAGCAGCCCCTGAAGCCTG CAGAGGCGCCCCAGAAGCAGGGAGCGACGAAGGAGGCCGACAGCACCTCCTCAGAGTCCAGCGAGGAAGAAGAGCAGCCTTCGCAG TCCCTTCTCACAGGTTATCTAGGCCTTCCTAAGGCTCCAGCAGCACCCCAAGGGCAAAAACCTGCTTCCCTGACCTCCCCCAAACCGGGGTGTGGAAAAGCAGCCGCCGTTGCCAGCACCCTCGCCAAACCTGGGAAAGCAGGCCTGCCTGACGCCACGGAGAGTGACATCAGTGACTCCGACACGGATGCTGAGGGGACAGCAGCCAAACAGAAGGCAG AGAGCAAGTCGTCCTCTTCTGGGGCCGAAGGGGTCGCCGCAAAAGAGACGGCGGCAGGGAAAGCGGGAGAAGGAGGCGCCAGCTACAAAGCTTCGCGGGCAAAGAAAGCCCTGTTGGTGACTCAGAATGCTGGCGGTCCGGCGGGCGTTCCGGGGACGCCGTCCCCGTATGCTCTACTGTCCATCGCTCAGTCGGAGAGGGAGAGCTCGATGAGCGACAGCGAAGACGGGGTTACCACTGCTGCCAAGGCTCCGGGAGGGCCAGTGCcgggggagctggagggagggaagaagaagCAGAAGAAAGTGAAGAAAACCCCTGCGGCCTCAGCCAAGGCTTTGAAAGCAGCGAAAGCACCAAAACATGGGGACAAAGAGAACAAGAAGCAGAAATCCTCTGTGAAAAGGAAGCTGGCAGCAGGGGACGGCAGCCCCGCGGAGCCCAAGCCAAAGAAGCTGAAAAGCAGCCTCGAGACTCccaaaaagaagaaaagcaaagGGGATAGACCAGCCGGCagcaaggagaagaagaagaaagccagTAAAA AGAAGAAGGCCGCGAaagacaagaagaagaagaaaagcaagaaggccacatctggaggggAGGCGAGCACGGACGGGTCTGCTTCCAcccacaaaaaaaagaaaaaaaag AAGAAAGATGCTGAGCTCGAGGGATCCTTGTGA